The following are encoded together in the Peromyscus leucopus breed LL Stock chromosome 1, UCI_PerLeu_2.1, whole genome shotgun sequence genome:
- the Art1 gene encoding LOW QUALITY PROTEIN: GPI-linked NAD(P)(+)--arginine ADP-ribosyltransferase 1 (The sequence of the model RefSeq protein was modified relative to this genomic sequence to represent the inferred CDS: inserted 1 base in 1 codon), with the protein MKIPAMLSLLLVSVGLRDGLQVQSHSITLDIFSXETPLDMAPASFDDQYTGCAADMAAALPDLNHSEFQANKVYADGWTLANTQWQERKAWGSTPWGLSSTPLPPPPPGFRDEHGVALLAYTANSPLHKEFNAAVREAGRSRAHYLHRFSFKTFHFLLTEALQLLGSQRSRGCRQVYRGVHGLRFRPAGPGATVRLGGFASASLKNVAAQQFGEDTFFGIWTCLGAPIRGYSFFPGEEEVLIPPFETFQVVNSSRPAQGPARIYLRALGKRSTYNCEYIKEKKCRSGPCWLDSSARGSISTSCWRLLLLWFLVLRALPENAGLL; encoded by the exons ATGAAGATTCCAGCCATGCTGTCTCTCCTGCTGGTGTCTGTGGGCCTCAGGGATGGACTTCAG GTTCAAAGTCACTCCATCACACTAGACATCTTTT AAGAAACACCCCTGGACATGGCCCCAGCGTCCTTTGACGACCAGTATACGGGCTGTGCAGCGGACATGGCAGCGGCTCTGCCAGATCTCAACCactcagagttccaggccaacaaagTGTACGCGGATGGTTGGACTCTGGCCAACACCCAATGGCAGGAGCGCAAGGCCTGGGGGTCAACCCCGTGGGGCCTCAGCTCAACCCCCTTGCCCCCTCCACCCCCGGGCTTCCGAGATGAGCACGGGGTGGCGCTCCTGGCCTACACTGCCAACAGCCCCCTGCACAAGGAGTTCAACGCGGCTGTGCGCGAGGCGGGCCGCTCCCGGGCACACTACCTCCACCGCTTCTCCTTCAAGACCTTCCACTTCCTGCTCACCGAGGCCCTGCAGCTGCTCGGGAGCCAGCGATCTCGCGGGTGCCGGCAGGTGTACAGGGGGGTGCATGGCCTGCGCTTCCGGCCAGCGGGGCCCGGCGCCACCGTTAGGCTGGGAGGCTTTGCTTCCGCGTCCCTCAAGAACGTTGCCGCCCAGCAATTTGGCGAGGACACCTTCTTTGGTATCTGGACCTGCCTCGGAGCCCCGATCAGGGGTTACTCCTTTTTCCCTGGAGAGGAGGAGGTGCTGATCCCCCCTTTTGAGACTTTCCAGGTGGTCAACTCCAGCCGACCTGCCCAGGGTCCCGCACGCATCTATCTCCGCGCTCTGGGCAAACGTAGCACATACAACTGCGAATACATCAAAG aaaagaagtGCAGATCTGGGCCCTGCTGGTTGGATAGCTCCG